TTTCTCGGTTGTTTTCCTGACGCCCCGACGCGCCATGCCCACAAGGGACCGAAAGGCGCTGCCACGACCGGTGAGGGCTATGGCGGGGCGTGCGAAGTCGACCCGGTGTCCCGAGTCGCCATAGGAAGTGTACGGGACCCCGGGAGCGGCGGGTGACGGCGCTGTCCACAACCGGCGGGCAGTCCACAGAAACCGTCCCCGAACCCCGCGAACCGCTCCCCCGGGGCAGCCTTCCCCCATGCGCCTCACGACCTTGCTCCTGGCCCTGGGCCTCCTCTGGCCGGTGGGCCCGCCCCCGCCCGAGATCCTCCGCGGCTGGCAACCCCCGGCGGGCCCGTACGGCCCCGGTCACCGCGGCGTCGACCTGGCGGCCGCACCCGACGCCCCGGTCCTCGCCGCGGCGGCGGGCACGGTCTCGTTCGCGGGCCCGGTCGGCGGCCGCGGGGTCCTCACCCTCACCCTCCCGGGCACGGGCACTCCCCCGCTGCGCACGACCTTCTCCCCGGTGATCCCCCTGGTGACAGCGGGCACCCGGGTCACCGCCGGCACCCCCGTGGCCCGCGTCGCACCGAGCACCCACTGCCCACGGACCTGCCTCCACTGGGGCCTGCTCCGCGGCGACACCTACGTGAACCCCATGCACTTGACCCGGAGAGCCCCGTCACGGCTGCTGCCGACGGGCGGTTGACCGGGGAGGCTCAGGCCGAGGAGCCGGTGACGCCGTGGAGGGCCATCGTGACCGCCGCTTCCGCGATGGCCGTGGGTTCCTCGGCAGCGCCGAGTTCGATGCGGCGGACGGCCGCGTCGACGACGCCCTGGAGGAGCATCGCGCCCAGGCGGGGCTCGGGCTGGCCCAGGGCGGCGAGGGCTTCCACGATCATGGTGACGAGGCCGCCGTGGGCCGCGCGGATCTTCTCGCGGGCCCCGTCGTCCAGCTCGCTCGCCGAGATCGCGACGACCGCCCGGTGGCGCCGGTCCCCGACCAGGGTCAGCTGCGTGCGGACGTACGCCTCGACCTTGCCCTCGGGCGTCTCGGCGCCGGCCATGGCGGTCTCGACCTCGGCGGCCCATACGGGGAAGTCGACGGCGCACAGCTCTTCGACCACGGCCGCGCGCGAGCGGAAGTACTCGTACACCGAGGACCGGGCCAGGCCCGTGCGCTCGGCGAGTGCGGGGAAGGTCAACGCCTCCGTACCGCCCTCGGACAGCAGGGAACGCGCGGCGTCCAACAGGGCGCCTCGCTGCATCGTCCGGTGCTCGGCCACGGAGGCCGCTCGAATCCTGGGCACGGCTCCACTGTACGACCGGCCCCGGGCGGCTCAGCGTCCGACGTCGGCCAGTTTGGCGCGGAGCTGGAGGACCGACTTGGTGTGGATCTGGCTGACACGGCTCTCGGTGACGCCGAGGACGTGGCCGATCTCGGCCAGCGTGAGGCCCTCGTAGTAGTAGAGCGTGACGACGGTCTTCTCGCGCTCGGGGAGCGTGTTGATGGCCCGGGCGAGCAGTCGGCGCAGCTCGCGGTCCTCCGCGACCTCGACGGGGTTGTCCGCCGCCGTGTCCTCCAGCGTGTCCATCAGGGAGAGGCGGTCGCCGCCCTCGCCGCCGACGTGCAGCAGCTCTTCCAGGGCGACCACGTTCGCCAGGGACAACTGGCTGAAAACCGCGTGCAGTTCCTCCAGCGTGACGCCCATCTCCGCGGCGACCTCACTCTCGGAGGGGGTGCGCCGGAGCTGGGCTTCGAGGGTCGCGTAGGCGCGTTCGACGTTGCGCGCCTTCTGGCGGACGGAGCGGGGGATCCAATCGAGGGCGCGGAGTTCGTCGATCATGGCGCCGCGGATGCGGGTGATCGCGTACGTCTCGAACTTGATGGCGCGCTCGACGTCGAACTTCTCGATGGCGTCGATGAGGCCGAAGACCCCGGAGGAGACGAAGTCGGCCTGTTCCACGTTGGACGGCAGCCCCACGCTGACGCGTCCGGCGACGTACTTGACGAGCGGCGAGTAGTGCAGGATCAGCTGCTCCCGCAGCCGCTCGTCGCCCGAGTCCTTGTACGAGCGCCACAGTTCGTCGAGCGAGGTCGGTGCGGGTGGTCGCACGGCGCCCCGGGCTGCTGGGGGCACCGCAGCGCGGTCAGACCCGGAGGTGTGCTGGGGCATGCGTTGCCTTGAGCCGTTCTGCTGTCGGGTGCGTCGGTGGGGGTGTCCTGTGGGGTGTCCTGTCGGGAATCCTGGTGAGCGTAGCGTGAGTGCGCTGTCGCGGTGCGCGAACATCGGCGGATCGCGCCGGTCCGGGTGGACACCATCGGCCACATCTTCGAACCCGGGCCGTGGCGCGTGTCGACCCCTCGGTTCCGGCCGAGAGAACTCGATTGTTCATCGGCTTCACCCTGTCACCCGAATGCTCCAGGTCAAGTATCGCCTCGCCGCGCGTTCGACTCGTGAGTGGCCGTGTTCGTCAACTGCCAGCCCTCTCCGTACCGTTCGACGAAGCCGAGGGCGTGCAGTTCGTACAGCTTCGCGAGGGTGTCGTCGGGGGTGGTTCCGGCCCGGCGGGCGATGGCGGTCGTGGGGGTGGGGCCGCGGGCGGGGACGGCTTCGAGGATGTGCGCGGTGGCGGGCGCGAGCAGGTCGCGCGGCAGGACGGGACCGCGGCGGGCGGGCGCGAGTTCCCCCATGTCGCCGACGAGTTCGACGATCTCCTGGGCGTCGGTGACGAGGGTGGCGTCGCCCCGGAGGAGCTCGTGGACGCCGGCGGAGAGGGCGCTGGTGACGGGGCCGGGGACGCCCATGGTGTGGCGGCCGAGGCGGGCGGCGGCGCGGGCGGTGACGAGGGAGCCGCTGCGGTGCTGGGCCTCGATGACGACGGTGCCGCGGGTGAGGGCGGCGATCACGCGGTTCCGGAGGATGAAGCGGCTGGGTGTGGGGTGGCTGTCGGGCGGCAGTTCCCCGACGACGAGGCCTTGTTCGGCGATGCGGCCGATGAGCCCGGCGTGGCCGCGGGGGTACGGGGTGTCGACGCCGCAGGCGAGGACGGCGACGGTGGCTCCGCCGGCGGCGAGGGCGCCGCGGTGGGCCGCGCCGTCGATGCCGTAGGCGGCGCCGGAGACGACGACCCAGCCCTGTCGGGCGAGGCCGGTGGCGAAGTCGGCCGCGATGTGGGCGCCGTACGGGGTGCAGGCGCGGGCGCCGACGAGGGCGACGGAGCGCAGGGCCCAGGTCCGCAGGTCGGCGGGGCCCCGGATCCAGAGGCCGAGCGGGCGGGCGTGGCCGAGGTCGTCGAGTTGCCGGGGCCATTCGATGTCGCCGGGGACGAGGAAGCGTCCGCCGAGCCGGTGCACGGTGTCGAGGTCGCGGGCGGGGTCGGCGGCGGCGGCGCGTCGTCGCCAGCTGTCGACGCGTGTGGCTCCGGTGCCGGGGAAGGGGTCGTCGCCGGGGTGGAGGAGCCGGTCGAGGAAGCCGACGGCTCCGTGGTGGCGGAGCCAGCGGCCGGCGTGTTCGTCGCCGGGTTCGACGGCCCGGGTGAGGGTGGCGCGGGCGAGTCGCTCGTCCATGGCCTCGGCAGTGCCCGGGGTCTGGGAGCCGGTCATGTGCGCTCCCCCGCTCCGACGGGCACGCCGCGGGCGATGCCGGTGCGCATTTCGAGGGCGAGGGCGATGTCCTCGCTGTCGGGCCGGTCGTGTCCGGCGAGGTCGGCGACGGTCCAGGCGACGCGGAGGACGCGGTCGAGGCCGCGGGCGGTGAGGAGTCCGCGCTCGATGTCGCGTTCGGCTGCGGCGAGGGCGCCGGGTGCGGCGAGGTAGCGCGTACGGAGTTCGTGCCCGGGGATCTCGCTGTTGACGCTCCAGGGGGTGTCGGACAGGCGTGTGGTGGCGCGGGCTCTGGCCTCGTGGACGCGGGCGGCGACCACGGCGGTGGTCTCACCGCGCCCGCCGTGTCCGAGGAGGTCGGAACGGGTGACGGGTTCGACTTCGACGCGCAGGTCGACGCGGTCGAGGAGGGGGCCGGAGAGGCGGGCCTGGTAGCGGCGGATGAGCGAGGCGGGGCATTCGCAGCCGGCGCCGAGGAGGGTGTGCCTCCCGCAGGGGCAGGGGTTGGCCGCGAGGGCGAGGAGGAAGCGGGCGGGGAGGCGGACGACGCCCGCGGCGCGGGCGATGACGACGTGTCCGGATTCGAGCGGCTGGCGGAGTGCGTCGAGGACCTTGCCGGAGAACTCGGGGGCCTCGTCCAGAAAGAGGATGCCGCGGTGTGCCAGGGAGACGGCGCCCGGCCTCGGGAGGCCGTTGCCGCCGCCGACGAGGGACTGCATCGTGGCGGAGTGGTGGGGCGCGCAGTAGGGGGCGCGGCGGACGAGGGGTTCGCCGGGCGGGAGGATGCCGGCGACGGAGTGGACGGCGGTGACTTCGAGGGATTCCTGCCGGGTGAGCGGCGGGAGGATGCCGGGGAGTCGCTCGGCGAGCATGGTCTTCCCCGCGCCCGGAGGGCCGGAGAGCAGGAGGTGGTGACTTCCGGCGGCGGCGATCTCCAGGGCGTGGCGTGCCCGGTGCTGGCCGGCGACGTCGGCGAGATCGGGTCCTTCGGTGGGGTCGGCGGCGAGTCCGGTGCCGATGCCGGCGCCGGGGACGAGGAGTCCGGCGAGCATGGCGTCGGGTCGCCCTTCCTCCACGGGTTCCTCGTCGGGGACGGGTTCGTCGGTGAGGACGGCGATCAGCTGTCGGAGGGTGCGGACGCCGAGGACGGAGACGCCGGGGACGAGTGAGGCTTCGTTGGCGGTCTGTTCGGGGACAACGACCTGGCGGTATCCGGCGTCGGCGGCGGCGAGGACGGCGGGCAGGACACCTCGGACGGGGCGGACGCGTCCGTCGAGTCCGAGTTCGCCGATGAGGACGAGGTCGGCGATGGCGCGGGGGTCGATGCGCTCGGCGGCGCCGAGTACGGCTGCCGCGACGGCCAGGTCGAAGCCGCTGCCGCTCTTGGGGACGGACGCGGGGCTGAGTCCGACGGTGAGTTTCTTCTGGGGCCATTCGGCGCCGGAGTTGACGACGGCGGCGCGGACGCGGTCGCGGCTCTCGCTGAGGCTCTTGTCGGGGAGGCCGACGAGGGTGAAGGCGGCGACGCCGGGTTCGAGGTCGGCCTGGACCTCGACGACGACGCCTTCGACGCCGACGAGGGCGACGGAGCACGTGCGGGCGAATCCCATCAGGCCACCCCCTGGGCGTGGGTGAGGACGGGGGCGCCCTTGCGGGGGAGGACGATGCCGACGAGGTCGATGCGGACGCCGCCCGTGGGGGCGGGGGTGCCGCTGCGGTCGAGCCAGCAGGCGGCGAGGCGGCGGAGCCGCTCGGCCTTGGTCGGGGTGACGGCGGCCATCGGGTGTTCGTAGGCGCCGTGGCGCCGGGTCTTGACCTCGCAGATGACGAGGGTGTCGCCGTCGCGGGCGACGATGTCGATCTCTCCGGCCCGGCCGCAGCGCCAGTTGCGGGCGAGGATGTGCATGCCGGTCGCGGTGAGCCGGCGGGTCGCCAGCTCTTCTCCGTACCGTCCGAGGGCTTGGGTCCTGTTCATGCGGTACCACCTCCGTCACCGACTGTGACGGAGTGGACCGGACCGCGTGCGGGCCTGTGGAGGACCGGGGTGCTGTGGAGAACTCGCTCACCCCTGAGGGTGATTCAGGAGGGGCGGTTCAATGGCGGTTCAAGGGTGGGTCAGCTGCCGGGGAGTTCGAGGTCGCTCTTGTTGAGCTCCTCGATGTTCACGTCCTTGAATGTGAGGACCCGGACCTGCTTGACGAACCTGGCCGGCCTGTACATGTCCCAGACCCAGGCATCAGCCATGCTGACCTCGAAGAAGACCTCACCTTGCACCGAGTGCACCTGCATCTCGTAGTCATTGGTGAGATAGAAACGTCGCTCTGTCTCGATCACGTATTTGAACAGCCCGACGACGTCGCGGTACTCCCGGTAGAGCTTCAGCTCCATCTCGGTCTCGTACTTCTCGAGGTCCTCGGCGCTCATGGCATGTTCCCCTTCAGCCGTGCGTCCACCTATTGTGCGCCAGCCGGCCGCACCCCTAAACGATTTCCGGGGCGAGAACGACCGGTGCACTCGGAGGTCCCTCGTCGAGCAGCGTGCGCAGCAGCTCGGCGAGTCTGGTCGGGTACACCGTCTCACGGGCCGCCGACAGTTCGGCGGAGGTCCACCATCTGAGGCCCGCGAGGCTGCGGGTCTCCAGCTCCGTGAGGGCCTGGGGGCGGGGTTCGGTACCGATCCGGGGGACGCGGGCCAGGTAGTACCACTCGTCCTGGTCCCAGCGGCGCCCGTCGAAGGGAAAGGAGCAGTACCGCTGCCACAGGACCGGTCCGAGCTCGGCGTCGGTGATGCCGGTCTCCTCGGCGAGTTCGCGCAGCGCGGCCTCCGCCCGGGTCTCGTCGCCCTCCAGGCCTCCGCCGGGGGTGAACCACCAGGTGTCGGCGGGGTCGTCCGGTTCGTACCCGTGCATGAGCAGGATGCGGTCGTCGGGGTCGAGGAGCACGACCCGCGCCACCTGTCGCACGGCGGGCTTCGGTTCGCCGGAGAGAGCGGGATCCGGATCCGTCATGTCCCCACCTTCTCTCCCGACCGCGCCCCGGGCCGTGTCCCGGAGCCCGTCCCGCCGGGTCGCCGCGCCAGGAGGCGGGCCACCGGCCCGTACGCGGCCCCCACCAGGATCAGTACGCAGCCGGCCACGATCGCGGCGAAGAGGGCCGTGAAGGGCCCCGGCGTCGAGATCCCGCCGGGAAGGGCGGCGAACCCCGTCGCGGGCTTCAGGAGGCCCTCGGCGGGCCAGACGACGGCGTCGACCCTGGCGACGACCGCGGAGCGGGGCACGGACCCCTGCCCGGCGTCCTCCATGTGCGAGCGGGAGTCGAGCGAGGTGTGGCGGTCGTCGCCGAGGAGGAAGAGGTTCCCTTCGGGAACGGTCACGGAGAACTCCTGGCCGGACGCGACGACCTTGCCTCCCGGCCCGGGGCGCAGATAGGGCTCGTCGACGGCCTCGCCGTTGACGGTGAGCCTGCCGTCTCCGTCGCAGCAGGCGACGGTGTCGCCGCCGACCGCGACGACCCGCTTGACCATCGGGGAGGAGCTCCACAGGGCGTCGATGAAGACGACGACGTCACCGCGCCGCACCTCGTCGCCGTCGATGCGCTCGGCGAGGACCCGGGAGCCGACGGCGATGGTGGGGGTCATGGAGTCGGAGGGGACGGTGTAAGGCCGGTAGACCAGCGCTCCCCAGACGAACCCTCCGAGGAAGAGCACACAGCCGACGGCCACGGTCAGCCCCGACAGCACGCTGCCGAGGCGACCGTGGCCGCCCACTGCTTTTCTGTTTCCGCTCATGCGCACCCCAGAGGTCTGTCGACGGTCCGGGACGGCAATCTACCCGCGGGTCACTACTCGGCGGTATGCCCTGCCGTGCGCTTCTTCCGACGCCACAGCACCAGCGGGAGCGCTCCGGCCAGACCGGCCGCGCCCAGCGGGGCGGCGGCCACGGCCTGGTCGAGGCCGGGCTGGTCGAAGACCTCGGGCACCGGGAGGGTGGCCCAGCGGGTGACGGGCCAGGCGATCACGACGGCACGGCCCACGACCAGGTCGTTCGCGACGGTGCCGGCGCCGGGGAGCTGCTGGTGGAAGCGGGAGTCCAGCGAGTTCTGCCGGTTGTCGCCCATGACCCAGATGCGGCCCTCGGGGACCTTGACCGGGCCGAAGGAGTCCTGGCAGGGCACGGAGCCGGGGTAGAGATAGGCGCTCTCGTCCAGGGCCTTGCCGTTGAGGACGACCTTGCCGCCCTCCTTGCAGGAGACCGTGTCGCCGCCGACCGCGATGACCCGCTTGATGAGGTCCTTCTCCTCGGCGGACGGCATGAGGCCGATGAAGCTGAGGAACTTCTGGACGACGTTCGGCTCGGGTGTGGTCTGGCCTTCCAGCCAGCCGCCCGGGTCGTGGAAGACGACGACCTCGCCGCGCTCCGGCTCGGAGCCGAACCACGGGGTGAGCTTGTCGACGAGGACGCGGTCACCGCGCTGGAGGGTGTTCATCATCGATTCCGAGGGAATCGAGAACGCCTGCACCAGGAAGGTCTTGATCAGGAGCGCGAGCACCAGGGCGATGCCGATGAGGAGGGGCAGTTCCTTCCAGAAGGAACGCGGCTTCTTCGGGCTCCTGCCCGACCCGCCCGGCGGCTCGCCGTCGTCGTCGTGCGCCCGCTCGTCATCCGTCACATCGTCACCCGTCACGTCGTCGCCGATGGCCTCGTCGGCCCTCTTCTCGGGCTCATCGTGTCCGGATCGTGCGCCGACGGCCAAATCCCCCACATCAACTCCTCACTCCGTGCGATCGCCTGCCCCGGAACAGGGACAGGCCCACCACTCCCATAACGAGCAGAAGTTCCGCAGGGGTCGGGAGCCCGGGCAATCCGTTCAGATTGCGCGGGGCCACACTATGCGACAGACCGAGCGCGGACTCGGAACTCGCACGCCCGTCCGGTACGGCGGCGAAGGTCTCGCGCTCCTCCAGGCTCCGCCAGTTCCCGACGGGCCAGGCGATCACGACGGCACGTCCCACGACCTGCTCCTCGGAGACGGTTCCGTGGTCCTTCTCGTCGAGGTGGTAGCGGGAGTCCGCCGAGTTGGAGCGGTGGTCGCCGAGGACGAAGATCCGGCCCTCCGGGACCTTCACCTCGAAGGGGATCGTGGACGGCTTGTTCCCCGGGTGCAGGTACGGCTCGTCCAGCGGTACGCCGTTGACGGTAAGCCGCCCGTCCTTGTCGCAGCAGCGGACGGTGTCGCCTCCGACGGCGACGACCCGCTTGATGAGGTCGCGGTCGTCGGCCGAGGGCAGCAGTCCGATGAAGGTCAGGGCCTGCTTGACCTGCTTGATGCCGATCGGGTCCTCGGAGGCCGGCGCGGCCTCCTTCTGGAGCCAGTTGCCGGGGTCCTTGAAGACGACGACGTCGCCGCGCTGGGGGCGGGAGCCGAACCAGGGGGTGAGCTTGTCGACGAGTACCCGGTCGTCGATGCGGATCGTCTGCTCCATGGAGCCGGAGGGGATGACGAACGCCTGGACCAGGAACGTCTTGAGGACGAGCGCGATGAGCACGGCCACGGTGACGAGGATCGGGATCTCGCGGATCGCGGAGCGCTGCCGGCGGCGCTTGACCTTGCGGGCGAGTCTGCGCCGCTCGGCCCGTCCCGGCAACGGCGCGGGGCCTGGGGCGTGTGCGGGGCCGTGTGCGGGCCCGCCCGGCGGTCGGCCGCGGCTACCCATGGGGGCGGCCCGTGCCGTGCCCACCGGCCGGCGGGGCAGGTACGGCGTCGAAGGCGCCCGTCCCGGGCACGGTGGACCAGCGGTCGAAGGGCCAGGCGATCCAGTCGGCGCGTCCGACGACCTTGTCGACGGGGACCATGCCGCCGCCGGGGCTGCCGAGGTGGTCGCGGGAGTCGCTGGACTGGCTCCGGTGGTCCCCCATCACCCAGAGCTTGCCCTCGGGGACGACGATGTCGAAGGGGACGCTGGACGGCTGGTCGCCGAGCATCACGTACCGCTCCTCGACGGGGACGCCGTTGACGGTGAGCCGCCCGTCCTTGTCGCAGCAGACCACCCGGTCGCCGCCGACGCCGACGACCCGCTTCACGAAGTCGGTCTCGTCGGGTTCCGCGAACCCGAGGGCGGCCGCGGCGTCGTGCAGGAGCCCGCTGACCGGATTGCCGTCGAGATCCTCCCGTACGAAGGAGCCGGTGCCGTCGAAGACGACGACGTCGCCCCGGCGCGGCTCGCTGCCGAAACGGTACGCCAGCTTGTTCACAAGGATCCGGTCGCCGATCCGGAGCGTCGGCTCCATCGAGCTGCTGGGGATCAGGAACGGCTGGATCACGAAGTGGCTCAGGAGCAGCAGGAAGAGCACACAGGCGACGCCGAGGAAGCCCGTACGCCGCCAGGAAACGCGCGCGGAGCGCGACCCGTCCTCCGTGTCGGTGGAGGGGTCGCGCTCCGTGTGCTGTGCTTCGGTGTCCATCGGGGACAGAGCCTATCCGGCCCGTCTGTGCGAGGACCTCAAGCGTCGCGTGAGCGGTGAGCCGGGGCTCAGCGGTCGCGCTTCTCCTTGATCTTGGCAGCCTTGCCGCGCAGCTCACGCAGGTAGTAGAGCTTGGCGCGACGGACGTCACCGCGGGTGACGAGCTCGATCTTCTCGAAGATCGGGCTGTTCACCGGGAAGGTGCGCTCGACGCCGACGGAGAACGAGACCTTGCGGACCGTGAAGGACTCGCTGACGCCCGCGCCCTGGCGGCGGATGACGACGCCCTTGAACTGCTGGATACGGGAGCGGTTGCCTTCGATGACGCGCACGTGGACGTTCACGGTGTCGCCGGCGCGGAAGGCGGGGAGGTCGGAGCGGATGGAAGCCGCGTTGACCTGGTCGAGCAGGGAGGCCATGGAGGTCTCTTTCCTCGCTGATGCCACAGGTCATCAGCGGTACGTTCGGATGTCTGGGGTGCCGTTCGTCCCAGGCGGGCGTCGTTCCCCCTGTGGCAGGGGCGCGCGCCGGACGGACGACAGCGGCCTATTCTTCCACGTCGGGGAGCTTGCGCCAAAATCGGCCACCCGGCTCGGGCGCCCACCCCATCATCGAGAGGATCTCGCGGTCCTTCTTGTCGAAGGCGGCCGGATCGCAGCGCTCGATGAGATCGGGGCGGTTGGCGACCGTACGCCGGAAGGCCTCGTCCCGCCGCCAGCGCGCGATCTTCCCGTGGTGCCCGCTGAGCAGGACGTCGGGGATGCCCCGGCCGCGCCACTCGGGGGGCTTGGTGTAGACGGGCCCCTCCAGGAGGTTGGCCATGGCGCCGGGGGCGAAGGAGTCGTCGCGGTGGGACTCGGCGTTGCCGAGGACGCCGGGCAGGAGGCGGGCGACGGCCTCGGTGACGACGAGGACGGCGGCCTCTCCGCCGGCGAGGACGTAGTCGCCGATGGAGACCTCGTAGACCGGCATGCGGGTCGCGTACTCGTCCATGACGCGGCGGTCGATGCCCTCGTAGCGGGCCGGCGTGAAGATCAGCCAGGGCCGCTCGGAGAGCTCGACGGCCAGCTCCTGGGTGAAGGGCCGGCCGCTGGGGGTCGGGACGACGAGGACCGGGCCGTGGGCGCCGGCCTCGTAGCCGTCGGCGAGCGCCTCGTCGAGCGCGTCGCCCCAGGGCTCGGTCTTCATGACCATGCCGGGGCCGCCGCCGTACGGGGTGTCGTCGACCGTGTTGTGCCGGTCGTAGGTCCAGTCGCGCAGGTGGTGGACGTGGACGTCGAGCTGTCCCCGCGCGCGGGCCTTGCCCACGAGGGAGACGTTCAGCGGTTCGAGGTACTCGGGGAAGATCGTGACGACGTCGAGCCTCATTCCCCTGCCTCCTCGGACTCCTCGGACTCGTCGGAGTCCTCGCGGGAGGAGGCGATCACGGCGCGGTCGTCGATCAGGCCGGGCGGCGGGTCGATGACGGCCCGCTGCTCCTCCAGGTCGATCTCGGTGACGATCGACGACACGAAGGGGATCATCAGCTCGGTGCCGTCGGGCCGCTCGACGATGAAGAGGTCCTGGGACGGCAGGTGGGAGATCTCGGTGATCCGGCCGATCTCGGTGCCGTCGGCGAGGACGACGTCGAGGTCCATGAGCTGGTGGTCGTAGTACTCGTCCTCCTCCTCCGGCATCTCCTCGGGGTCGACCTCGGCGATGAGGAGGGTGTTGCGCAGGGCCTCGGCGGCGTTGCGGTCGCGGACGCCCTCGAAGCGCAGCAACAGCTTGCCGCTGTGGACCTTGCCGGACTCGATGGTCAGCGGCCCGGCGGAGGCCGGGTCCGTGAGCAGGACGGCTCCGGGGCCGAGCCTGAGCTCGGGCTCGTCGGTCCGCACCTCGACGGTGACCTCGCCCTTGATGCCGTGGGCGCGGCCGATCCGCGCGACTACCAACTGCACTGCTCCACACTCTCCTGTCACACAGCTCGTACGACACAAACGACAACGGGCCGGGGTGGGCGTAAGCCCTCCCCGGCCCGTGCCGGCACATCATTCAACCGATGCGGCCGACTTGTTCAGCGGACCTGGTCCACGTCGACGAGGTCGACTCGGATCCCACGGCCGCCGATGGCGCCCACGACGGTACGCAGCGCACGCGCGGTGCGGCCGTTGCGGCCGATCACCTTGCCGAGGTCGTCGGGGTGTACCCGGACCTCCAGCACGCGGCCACGGCGCAGGTTGCGCGAGGCGACCTGCACATCGTCGGGGTTGTCGACGATGCCCTTCACGAGGTGCTCGAGAGCCTCCTCGAGCATGCTCAGGCCTCGGTCGACTCGGTCGACGCGGCCTCGGCCTCGTCAGCCTTCTTGTCGGCCTTCTTGGCCTTCTGGGTGATGGCCTCACCCTTGTCGTCGCCGGCCTCGAGGGTCTTCGCGAACTCGTCGAACGAGGCGCGCTTCGCCTCCTTCGTCGCGGGGACGAGCAGGGCCTTCTCGGGGGCCGGGAGGCCCTTGGCCTTCTGCCAGTCGCCCGTGAGCTTCAGGATGGCGAGGACGGGCTCGGTCGGCTGGGCGCCGACGGACAGCCAGTACTGCGCACGCTCGGAGTCGACCTCGATACGCGACGGGTTGTACGTCGGGTGGTAGAGGCCGATCTCCTCGATCGCGCGACCGTCCCGGCGGGTGCGGGAGTCGGCGACGACGATGCGGTAGTGCGGCTGGCGGATCTTACCGAGGCGCTTGAGCTTGATCTTGACTGCCACTGGAGTGGTGTCTCCTGGTCTTGACGTGGTTGGGCACTTTGAGATGCCACGTGGGGTTGCGGTACTCGGATGCCCGATGGACGCGTCAGCCGGAGGAGAGAGGGGTCCTATGCGACTGTCGAGTACAGCTGTCCATTGTGCCACACGCCGAGGGGGTGCCTTGGGCACCCCCTGAGGGTCAGCTGGCGGCGCCCACCGTCTCCGGGATACGGAAGGGCTTGCCGCAGCCGCCGCAGACGATCGGGGCCTGGGCCAGCACGGACGGCACCACGCGGACGTTCCGCCCGCAGTCGCAGACGGCCTTGACGCGGACGCCGCCGCCGGAGGAGCCGTGCCGGGCGGCCGGTCCCCGGAAGGAGCGCTTCGTGTCGGCCGCGGTCGCGACGGTGTGGGCCTTGAGGGCCCGCTGGAGGCGCTCGATGGTGGGGCGGTATCGCCGCCGCGCCTCCGGGTTGAGCGTGACCAGGGAGAAGCCGCTGCTCGCGTGTGGCTCCTCGGGGTGGTCGAGCCCCATCTCCTCGGCGATCGCGAGGAATCTGCGGTTGTGGTAGCGGCCGGCGCGGGAGGTGTCGCGGACCCCTCGGGCGGCGGCGATGCCGTGGACTGCCTCGTGGAGCAGTCGCTCGAAGGAGAGCTCGGCGCCGCAGGCGGACGAGGACTCTCCGATCAGGGACTCGGGCGCGGCTAGATCGGGCAGCTCGGGGTGGTGCCGCTGAATGTCGGCCCACGCCTGTGCCAGCTCTGCGGCGAGAACAGGTGGTGTCGTGCTCACGTCGTGTACAACGAGCCGATGTGCCCCCGGGTTCCATTCCGGGGCATCCCAAATATTTTGCACTTACCCGTCAGTTGCCGTTGATGCGTCCTGACGAGGGCCAGTGCGCCGATCTGCGGAGAAGCCGCGCAGGGAGCGTCAAGCCGGTGCGTAGTGACGCATAC
The sequence above is a segment of the Streptomyces sp. NBC_01255 genome. Coding sequences within it:
- the rpsP gene encoding 30S ribosomal protein S16, coding for MAVKIKLKRLGKIRQPHYRIVVADSRTRRDGRAIEEIGLYHPTYNPSRIEVDSERAQYWLSVGAQPTEPVLAILKLTGDWQKAKGLPAPEKALLVPATKEAKRASFDEFAKTLEAGDDKGEAITQKAKKADKKADEAEAASTESTEA